One Solibacillus sp. R5-41 DNA segment encodes these proteins:
- the hisS gene encoding histidine--tRNA ligase: protein MSFKVPRGTQDILPGQSEKWQLVEEKIRQLCHVYRYNELRTPIFESTELFQRSVGETTDVVQKEMYTFEDRGGRSLTLRPEGTASAVRSYVEHKMYGQADQPVKLYYSGPMFRYERQQAGRYRQFVQFGVEAIGSADPAIDAEVVALAMDVYSSVGLKDLKLVINSLGDKETRDAHRTALIKHFEPSIGEFCSDCQNRLAKNPLRILDCKVDRDHSLMSTAPALTDYLTGESAQYFEQVKSYLDVLGISYEVDPNLVRGLDYYNHTAFEIMSTSSGFGAITTLCGGGRYNGLVEEVGGPDMPGIGFALSIERLLLALEAEGVTLDIQAGLDMYVVAMGEEAKTKAVELVSSFRAKGISADMDYLDRKMKAQMKAADRANAKFVIVLGESEIEEQAVNVKAMATGDQQKIEFGHLVQYILENK from the coding sequence ATGAGCTTTAAAGTACCTAGAGGAACGCAAGATATTTTACCGGGACAATCAGAAAAGTGGCAATTAGTTGAAGAGAAAATTCGACAGTTATGTCATGTATATCGATATAACGAACTGCGCACACCAATTTTTGAGTCGACAGAGCTTTTCCAGCGCAGCGTTGGAGAAACGACAGATGTAGTTCAAAAAGAAATGTACACGTTTGAGGACCGTGGTGGACGTTCATTAACATTACGTCCAGAGGGAACGGCTTCGGCAGTACGCTCTTATGTCGAACATAAAATGTATGGGCAAGCGGATCAACCTGTGAAGCTTTATTATTCAGGTCCAATGTTCCGTTATGAGCGTCAACAAGCAGGTCGCTATCGTCAATTCGTTCAGTTCGGTGTAGAGGCGATTGGTTCAGCGGATCCAGCGATTGATGCAGAAGTGGTTGCATTAGCAATGGATGTGTACAGTTCAGTCGGGCTAAAAGATTTAAAGCTTGTTATTAATTCATTAGGTGATAAGGAAACACGCGATGCACACCGTACAGCATTGATTAAGCATTTTGAGCCGTCTATCGGAGAATTTTGTTCAGATTGCCAAAATCGCCTAGCGAAAAATCCACTGCGTATTTTAGATTGTAAAGTGGACCGTGATCATAGCTTAATGTCAACAGCACCTGCATTAACGGACTATTTAACAGGGGAATCAGCACAATACTTTGAGCAAGTAAAAAGTTATTTAGACGTTTTAGGTATTTCTTATGAGGTGGATCCAAACTTAGTGCGCGGATTAGATTATTATAACCACACGGCTTTTGAAATTATGTCGACTTCATCTGGTTTCGGTGCGATTACGACGCTCTGTGGTGGTGGTCGCTATAATGGTTTAGTGGAAGAAGTTGGTGGTCCGGATATGCCGGGTATTGGCTTCGCATTATCCATTGAACGTTTATTATTAGCACTTGAAGCAGAAGGTGTGACATTAGATATTCAAGCTGGTTTAGATATGTATGTTGTCGCAATGGGCGAAGAAGCGAAAACAAAAGCAGTAGAGTTAGTGAGTTCATTCCGTGCAAAAGGGATTTCAGCGGATATGGATTATTTAGACCGCAAAATGAAGGCGCAAATGAAAGCAGCCGATCGTGCCAATGCAAAATTTGTTATTGTGCTGGGTGAGTCAGAGATTGAAGAGCAAGCAGTGAATGTGAAAGCAATGGCAACTGGAGATCAACAAAAAATTGAGTTTGGTCACCTTGTTCAATATATTTTAGAAAACAAATAG
- a CDS encoding SH3 domain-containing protein → MRKRKLMISLIFLLLLTTLFPSMPTIHNVFANDEDLIVNAEILYLREGPGLSYPIIETLQDGQPLTALSKQDDWIQVRAGELEGWVASWLVKSSEKPTAASIQKTVIAQVDSLNLRAEPSLSAAILTKLASGTEAQFLKEQQDWVQIQYGEYTGWVSANYVTINDATVLEMPASKTEQKEEPKNASTTSTLTENDPNTFTITVNEVNVRKKADLTSKKLGTAKIGQQFKVISRDHNWVQIEYENKKKGWVYSFYGTFTKQDLQQDLESTTKEAEKVTIIYNGTNLREATSTASNVVARVDAGQTYPIIETQDDWYKIALEDGQEAYVANWVVTTNTEVIQTSRDKEKDKAKRKKGSLKGLTIVLDAGHGGNDRGTTGARGTDEKDITIKTAELLKSKLQAAGADVIMTRESDVFIDLRKRVAVSHQADADAFISIHYDALEDSSVHGFTTYYTNGYQKELAEYVHAGIASKVTLKDRGARFGDYLVLRENRQNAILLELGYLSNPTEERAITTDYYREQATLGIYQGLLNYFDAQLDE, encoded by the coding sequence ATGCGTAAAAGAAAATTAATGATAAGTCTCATCTTTCTACTTTTATTGACAACACTCTTCCCAAGCATGCCGACGATACATAATGTATTCGCAAATGACGAGGATCTCATTGTCAATGCTGAGATTTTGTATTTACGTGAGGGACCTGGTTTATCTTATCCGATTATTGAGACGTTGCAAGATGGACAACCATTAACAGCGCTTTCTAAACAAGATGACTGGATTCAAGTACGGGCTGGCGAGCTGGAAGGTTGGGTCGCTTCATGGCTTGTGAAATCATCCGAAAAACCTACCGCGGCATCTATTCAAAAAACGGTCATAGCGCAGGTGGATTCGTTAAATTTACGTGCAGAGCCTTCCCTTTCTGCTGCTATCTTAACAAAATTAGCGTCTGGAACAGAAGCACAATTTTTGAAAGAACAGCAAGATTGGGTTCAAATTCAGTACGGTGAGTATACCGGCTGGGTTTCGGCCAATTATGTGACGATCAATGATGCCACGGTGTTAGAAATGCCTGCTTCAAAAACGGAACAAAAAGAAGAGCCTAAAAATGCCTCAACAACATCAACATTGACTGAAAATGATCCGAATACGTTTACGATTACGGTCAATGAAGTAAATGTTCGAAAAAAAGCGGATTTAACGTCCAAAAAATTAGGAACTGCAAAAATTGGTCAGCAATTTAAAGTGATTAGCCGCGATCATAATTGGGTTCAAATTGAGTATGAAAATAAGAAGAAAGGCTGGGTTTACAGCTTTTACGGCACGTTTACAAAGCAAGATTTGCAACAAGATTTGGAGAGCACAACGAAAGAAGCCGAGAAAGTTACGATTATTTATAATGGTACCAATTTACGCGAAGCAACCTCTACTGCGTCCAATGTCGTGGCTCGTGTAGATGCAGGGCAAACGTACCCCATTATCGAAACACAAGATGATTGGTACAAAATTGCACTAGAAGATGGACAAGAAGCGTACGTTGCCAATTGGGTTGTCACGACGAATACAGAGGTCATTCAAACTTCACGCGATAAGGAAAAAGATAAAGCAAAGCGTAAAAAGGGTTCACTAAAAGGGTTAACTATTGTTCTTGATGCAGGACATGGTGGCAATGACCGCGGGACAACAGGCGCAAGAGGCACCGATGAAAAGGATATTACGATCAAGACAGCCGAACTTTTGAAATCTAAGCTGCAAGCTGCTGGTGCAGACGTCATTATGACACGTGAATCAGATGTTTTCATTGACCTTAGAAAGCGTGTTGCCGTTTCTCATCAAGCAGACGCCGATGCTTTTATTAGTATTCATTATGATGCGTTGGAAGATAGCTCTGTACACGGATTTACAACGTATTACACAAATGGCTATCAAAAAGAATTAGCTGAATATGTGCATGCGGGTATTGCCTCAAAAGTCACTTTAAAGGATCGAGGCGCACGCTTTGGCGATTATTTAGTGCTACGAGAAAACCGACAAAATGCGATTTTACTAGAGCTTGGTTATTTAAGTAATCCTACAGAGGAACGTGCGATTACGACGGATTATTATCGTGAACAAGCGACACTCGGAATTTATCAAGGATTACTGAACTACTTTGATGCACAATTAGATGAATAA
- a CDS encoding iron-containing alcohol dehydrogenase translates to MYQTYCRTFQSSMKVGMKLLNWRKPVLLEGPDSLLKLPELVKGLEYNRVLIVTDKGITKLQLMDPLLEAFNADGIHYTIYDETVQNPTIHNVEEALMLYHVEQCEAIIAFGGGSPIDCAKAIAARVARPDKELSQLKGLFKVRKDMPTLIAVPTTAGTGSEGTIASVISNSETYEKFAIMDPVLIPHYAVLDPLLTINLPKGITSTTGMDALTHAVEAYIGRSNTEETRKFSREAVKIIFNYLYKAYEDGSDLIARTQMQRASYLAGLAFTRAYVGNVHAIAHTLGGFYNVPHGLANAVILPHVLKFYGDSAAKPLAELANIVGIGQFGDSEEKKASLFIEAIEQLNERMGIPTKIEGIVNRDVPLMVERALNEANPLYPVPKIMNKDEMFYIYQTIQA, encoded by the coding sequence ATGTATCAAACGTATTGTAGAACTTTTCAAAGCTCCATGAAAGTAGGGATGAAATTATTAAATTGGCGCAAGCCCGTACTGTTAGAAGGTCCAGATAGCCTGTTAAAACTACCAGAATTAGTAAAAGGTCTCGAGTATAACCGTGTATTGATTGTAACGGATAAAGGAATTACGAAATTACAGCTAATGGACCCACTTCTAGAAGCATTCAATGCAGATGGAATTCACTATACGATATACGATGAAACGGTACAAAACCCAACGATTCATAATGTGGAAGAGGCATTGATGCTGTATCACGTTGAGCAATGTGAAGCGATTATTGCATTTGGCGGAGGTTCACCGATAGACTGTGCGAAAGCGATTGCAGCGAGAGTTGCGCGACCAGATAAAGAGCTCTCACAATTGAAAGGCTTATTCAAAGTTCGAAAAGACATGCCAACGTTAATTGCCGTACCAACAACAGCGGGAACTGGAAGTGAAGGAACGATTGCTTCAGTCATATCAAATAGTGAAACATATGAAAAATTCGCCATTATGGATCCGGTACTCATCCCTCATTATGCTGTGTTAGATCCATTATTAACGATTAATTTACCAAAAGGCATTACATCGACAACGGGGATGGACGCCTTGACACACGCCGTGGAAGCATATATAGGACGTAGCAATACAGAAGAAACGAGAAAATTTTCACGAGAAGCGGTCAAAATAATATTTAACTATTTATATAAGGCTTACGAAGATGGGAGTGATTTAATTGCTCGAACTCAAATGCAGCGGGCATCGTATTTAGCGGGGTTGGCCTTTACGCGTGCTTATGTTGGCAATGTACATGCAATTGCGCATACATTAGGCGGTTTTTATAATGTGCCACATGGACTTGCGAATGCCGTCATCTTACCGCATGTTCTAAAATTTTATGGTGATTCAGCAGCGAAGCCATTAGCGGAGTTAGCCAATATAGTAGGCATAGGGCAATTTGGCGACAGCGAAGAGAAAAAGGCTAGTCTTTTCATCGAGGCAATTGAGCAATTAAATGAACGAATGGGCATTCCAACGAAAATTGAAGGCATTGTGAATCGCGATGTCCCTTTAATGGTTGAACGTGCATTGAATGAAGCGAATCCGTTATATCCTGTACCGAAAATTATGAATAAAGATGAAATGTTTTATATTTATCAAACGATTCAAGCGTAA
- a CDS encoding phosphate-starvation-inducible protein PsiE: MAKKVKEYAIAPERVEEALNVRDRMVIELLVQVLDEQLVIERPVLHERLQNLIELSGHDRELKDTLHGLTKKL; encoded by the coding sequence ATGGCGAAAAAAGTAAAAGAATATGCAATCGCACCTGAGCGTGTAGAAGAAGCGTTAAACGTTCGTGACCGTATGGTTATTGAATTATTAGTGCAAGTATTAGATGAGCAATTAGTAATTGAGCGCCCAGTTTTACATGAGCGTTTACAAAACTTAATCGAGCTTTCTGGGCACGATCGTGAATTAAAAGATACATTACACGGTTTAACAAAGAAACTTTAA
- a CDS encoding nitroreductase family protein, translated as MEFSKLIDKRRSANNYIKGVKLTAADLKPVFDEVKLAPSAFNLQHTEYVVILDEETKEKIREAAYGQYKVHSASGVIIVIADRYAYKQTACINQGMVDLGIINETQLQQMIEENTAFYEGRGEEFMKEEAIRNASLSAMMFMLAAKNRGLDTCPMIGFDKDKVREILEIPDTHEIALMVTIGKEKESSRNFRGYRKPTEEFVSFIE; from the coding sequence ATGGAATTTTCAAAATTAATCGATAAACGACGTTCGGCAAATAATTATATAAAAGGGGTCAAGCTTACAGCAGCAGATTTAAAGCCAGTCTTTGATGAAGTCAAACTCGCGCCATCAGCATTCAATCTTCAGCATACAGAATATGTAGTTATTTTGGATGAGGAAACAAAAGAAAAAATTCGTGAAGCAGCTTATGGGCAATATAAAGTACATTCCGCTTCTGGAGTTATTATAGTAATAGCGGATCGTTATGCTTATAAACAAACCGCTTGCATTAATCAAGGTATGGTAGATTTAGGTATTATAAATGAAACACAGTTACAACAAATGATCGAAGAAAATACAGCGTTTTATGAAGGGCGCGGCGAAGAATTTATGAAAGAGGAAGCGATTCGAAATGCGTCACTTTCTGCCATGATGTTCATGTTGGCTGCAAAAAATCGCGGCTTAGATACATGTCCGATGATTGGCTTTGACAAGGACAAAGTTCGTGAAATATTAGAAATTCCAGATACGCATGAAATTGCTTTAATGGTTACGATTGGTAAAGAAAAAGAGAGCAGCAGAAATTTCCGAGGTTATCGCAAGCCAACAGAAGAATTTGTATCATTTATTGAATGA
- a CDS encoding NUDIX hydrolase, which produces MNLHDQIELYEPYNEQEQKDRDIILRVMTTLSDVLTRNNEILHFTASALVFNPARTHVLMVYHNIYQSWSWAGGHADGEPDLLKVAQKEVMEETGVSKVHVITENMIALDILTVIGHMKNGSYVSPHLHFNATYVFEVSDEESLHAKLDENSAVGWIRIDDLAEKCAEQHMVPVYEKIIEKVKKYEL; this is translated from the coding sequence ATGAATTTACATGACCAAATTGAATTATATGAGCCGTATAATGAGCAGGAGCAAAAGGATCGTGACATAATTTTACGTGTAATGACTACATTATCCGATGTGTTAACGCGCAATAATGAAATTCTCCATTTTACGGCATCTGCGCTCGTATTCAACCCTGCACGTACGCATGTACTCATGGTGTATCATAATATTTATCAATCATGGAGCTGGGCAGGCGGGCATGCGGATGGCGAGCCTGATTTACTAAAAGTTGCGCAAAAAGAAGTGATGGAAGAAACGGGTGTTTCAAAAGTCCATGTGATTACAGAAAATATGATTGCTTTAGATATTTTGACAGTTATAGGCCATATGAAAAATGGAAGTTATGTATCACCTCATTTACATTTCAATGCGACATACGTATTTGAAGTATCAGATGAGGAAAGTTTACACGCAAAGCTTGATGAAAATAGCGCAGTCGGTTGGATTCGAATTGACGACTTAGCCGAAAAATGCGCTGAGCAGCATATGGTGCCAGTGTATGAAAAAATCATTGAAAAAGTAAAGAAATACGAGCTTTAA
- a CDS encoding GatB/YqeY domain-containing protein, producing MMKTVVFEQLKQAMRDKDVLAKGVLTLVKSALDLAEKEKGAVLSPEEEIAIINREIKQTNQSLEGAQKAERADLIEKEEAKLTILKSFLPKQFSEEEIRSALQEAGVSAGMNMGDAMKIAKPLLVGKADGAAISKAVKTLIS from the coding sequence ATGATGAAAACAGTAGTATTTGAACAATTAAAGCAAGCGATGAGAGATAAGGATGTCTTAGCAAAAGGTGTTTTAACATTAGTAAAATCGGCATTAGATTTAGCGGAAAAGGAAAAGGGTGCCGTGCTTTCTCCGGAAGAAGAAATCGCTATTATTAATCGTGAAATTAAGCAAACAAATCAATCACTTGAAGGCGCACAAAAAGCAGAGCGTGCAGATTTAATTGAAAAAGAAGAAGCGAAATTAACGATTTTAAAAAGTTTCTTACCGAAGCAATTTTCTGAAGAGGAAATCCGTTCTGCACTACAAGAAGCAGGCGTTTCAGCGGGCATGAATATGGGCGATGCAATGAAAATTGCCAAGCCATTATTAGTTGGAAAAGCAGATGGTGCCGCGATTTCAAAAGCAGTCAAAACTTTAATTTCTTAA
- a CDS encoding sigma-70 family RNA polymerase sigma factor: protein MELEQIIEEYSNHLLRLAYFYLKNQAAAEDVVQDVLIKFYQSNYEERGQIKAYLTMMTINKSKDYLKSWAYKKIQLQTKWWMKTSDPDHVVQQEERSKIGAAILKLPLKYREPIILYYYEELSIQRVAELLEIPENTVKTQLRRAREQLRPTLEGQWEVLNHE from the coding sequence TTGGAATTAGAGCAAATTATCGAGGAATACAGCAATCATTTATTACGACTTGCCTATTTTTATTTGAAAAATCAAGCTGCCGCGGAAGATGTCGTACAAGATGTGCTAATCAAATTTTATCAATCCAATTACGAAGAACGTGGTCAAATAAAAGCTTATTTAACGATGATGACCATTAATAAAAGCAAGGACTACTTAAAAAGCTGGGCATATAAAAAAATCCAATTACAAACGAAATGGTGGATGAAAACGTCGGACCCAGATCATGTTGTGCAGCAAGAGGAGCGTTCAAAAATTGGGGCAGCGATTTTAAAACTGCCATTAAAATATCGTGAGCCCATTATATTGTACTACTATGAAGAGCTGTCAATTCAGCGGGTAGCGGAACTGTTAGAGATACCAGAAAACACAGTGAAAACCCAATTACGACGCGCACGAGAGCAGTTAAGGCCAACATTAGAAGGGCAATGGGAGGTGCTGAATCATGAATGA
- the phoU gene encoding phosphate signaling complex protein PhoU: MVRERFEHDLIAVQQDLMELCDKSVDALELSFKAFLTKDIDLALTVIDMDTQINHLEEAINDRVILLLAKQQPVATDLRRLIVVIKAASDMERVGDYAVNIAKDTIRIGKDSFITSVEPIEEMFHKTVSMLRHIIEAFIEENTVKAKEIAELDDQVDELYGSTISHLLKLNVSNEHVAQITNLSFICRYVERCADHATNIAEHLFYLVKGKHYELNN; encoded by the coding sequence ATGGTTCGTGAGCGTTTTGAACATGATTTAATTGCGGTACAGCAAGATTTAATGGAGCTGTGCGATAAAAGTGTCGATGCATTAGAGCTTTCATTTAAAGCATTTTTGACAAAAGATATTGATTTAGCACTGACTGTCATTGATATGGATACGCAAATTAATCATTTAGAGGAAGCGATTAATGACCGTGTGATTTTATTACTGGCTAAGCAGCAGCCGGTCGCTACGGATTTACGCCGTTTAATTGTTGTTATTAAAGCAGCGTCCGATATGGAGCGAGTAGGTGACTATGCAGTAAATATCGCGAAAGATACGATTCGAATAGGTAAAGATTCGTTTATAACAAGTGTAGAACCGATAGAAGAAATGTTCCATAAAACCGTGTCTATGCTTCGCCATATTATTGAAGCATTCATTGAAGAAAATACGGTAAAAGCAAAGGAAATTGCCGAGCTAGATGACCAGGTCGATGAATTATACGGCAGTACGATTAGTCATTTATTGAAGCTGAATGTTTCGAATGAGCATGTCGCGCAAATTACGAATTTATCGTTTATTTGCCGCTATGTAGAACGTTGTGCAGATCATGCAACGAATATCGCCGAGCATTTATTTTACTTAGTCAAAGGTAAGCATTATGAATTAAATAATTGA
- the pstB gene encoding phosphate ABC transporter ATP-binding protein PstB codes for MESKGFNLWYGEHHALKDINLDMKENEVTAIIGPSGCGKSTYIKALNRMVELVPIVRTNGEVNYRGRNIFEKGYEVEELRTKVGMVFQKPNPFPKSIYDNIAYGPRIHGIKNKKILDEIVEKSLRGAAIWDEVKDRLNQNAYGLSGGQQQRICIARCLAIEPDVILMDEPTSALDPISTLKVEELVQEMKANYSIVIVTHNMQQAARISDKTAFFLNGEVIEFDQTDTIFSTPSDQRTEDYISGRFG; via the coding sequence ATGGAATCGAAGGGTTTCAATCTTTGGTACGGCGAGCATCATGCGCTTAAGGATATCAATTTAGATATGAAGGAAAATGAAGTAACGGCAATTATTGGTCCTTCAGGCTGTGGGAAATCAACGTATATTAAAGCGTTGAATCGTATGGTAGAGCTTGTTCCGATTGTCCGTACAAATGGTGAAGTGAACTACCGTGGTCGCAATATTTTTGAAAAAGGCTATGAAGTAGAGGAATTGCGTACAAAAGTAGGGATGGTGTTCCAAAAGCCGAATCCGTTCCCGAAATCAATTTATGACAATATCGCCTATGGACCACGTATTCATGGGATTAAAAATAAGAAAATTTTAGACGAAATTGTTGAAAAGTCATTGCGAGGGGCAGCGATTTGGGATGAAGTAAAGGATCGTCTGAATCAAAATGCATATGGCTTATCAGGTGGTCAGCAACAGCGTATTTGTATCGCACGTTGTTTAGCGATTGAGCCAGATGTCATCTTAATGGACGAGCCAACAAGTGCACTTGACCCGATTTCAACATTAAAAGTAGAAGAGCTTGTTCAAGAAATGAAAGCAAATTATTCGATTGTCATCGTTACGCATAACATGCAGCAGGCGGCGCGTATTTCAGATAAGACTGCATTTTTCTTAAACGGCGAAGTAATTGAATTTGACCAAACCGATACAATTTTCTCAACTCCGAGTGATCAGCGTACGGAAGATTATATTTCTGGTCGATTTGGATAA
- the pstA gene encoding phosphate ABC transporter permease PstA, with translation MRYLQQEHVMKRMNKRLVWNRVWKGVFIAATSFALIALAILLYRIFSQGIGYLNFDFLTNFASRIPENAGIKAALVGSLYLMSVVAPVSIILGVSTAIYLEEYAKKNKLNDFIRMNISNLAGVPSIVFGLLGLTIFVRMLGMGKSILAAGLTMSLLILPVIIVAAQEAIRSVPKEQREASYGMGATKWQTIIRVVIPAAIPGILTGSILALSRAIGETAPLVVIGIPVILQFLPTGMLDTFTALPMQIFDWAKRPQEEFQYVASAGIIVLMAVLIFMNSIAVFIRNKFQKRY, from the coding sequence ATGCGCTATTTACAACAGGAACATGTGATGAAGCGAATGAATAAACGCCTCGTATGGAATCGAGTTTGGAAAGGTGTATTTATTGCAGCAACGAGCTTTGCATTAATCGCACTGGCCATTTTATTATACCGAATCTTTTCACAAGGAATAGGCTATTTAAACTTTGACTTTCTAACAAACTTTGCATCGCGCATACCTGAAAATGCAGGGATAAAAGCGGCATTAGTTGGATCGCTCTATTTAATGTCAGTTGTAGCACCTGTTTCGATTATTTTAGGGGTAAGTACAGCCATTTATTTAGAGGAATACGCAAAGAAAAATAAATTGAATGATTTTATTCGCATGAACATTTCAAACTTAGCAGGTGTTCCTTCGATTGTATTTGGATTACTTGGTTTAACGATATTCGTTCGTATGCTCGGTATGGGGAAAAGTATTTTAGCTGCAGGACTAACAATGAGTTTGCTCATATTACCTGTTATTATCGTAGCGGCACAAGAGGCGATTCGTTCTGTACCGAAAGAGCAGCGGGAAGCTTCGTACGGGATGGGGGCTACAAAATGGCAAACGATTATTCGTGTAGTAATTCCAGCAGCCATTCCAGGAATTTTAACGGGCAGTATATTAGCATTATCACGTGCGATTGGGGAAACGGCACCGCTTGTTGTTATCGGGATTCCGGTCATTCTACAATTTTTACCGACAGGCATGCTAGACACCTTTACCGCATTACCGATGCAAATTTTCGACTGGGCAAAACGTCCACAAGAAGAGTTCCAGTACGTAGCATCAGCGGGAATTATTGTTTTAATGGCGGTACTGATCTTTATGAACTCCATTGCGGTGTTCATTCGAAATAAATTCCAAAAACGTTATTAG
- the pstC gene encoding phosphate ABC transporter permease subunit PstC codes for MTSKQQESSPIQQLIAKSRNRKGKKVIEKIIPMGLFLAASISVLTTFGIVFTLIFETVEFFTRVSITDYLFGKEWLPFSGKEPLYGVLPLIIGTFKVTLIAILVAVPFGLGAAIYLSEYASERVRKTIKPILEVLAGVPTIVYGFFALTFVTPILQAIIPSLKIFNAVSPGIVVGIMVLPMIASMSEDAMSSVPKSIREGALGLGATKLEVSLKVVLPAALSGIIASIVLAVSRAIGETMIVSLAGGSTPRFDFGVTDSIQTMTAYIVQVTTGDAGYGTTIYYSIYAVGFTLFIFTLTMNLLAGYISKRFREEY; via the coding sequence ATGACTTCTAAGCAGCAAGAGTCATCACCGATACAGCAGCTAATTGCCAAGTCTCGCAATCGCAAAGGAAAGAAAGTAATCGAAAAAATAATACCTATGGGCCTATTTTTAGCAGCATCCATTTCGGTACTTACGACTTTTGGGATTGTTTTCACATTAATATTTGAGACAGTAGAATTTTTTACTCGTGTTTCCATCACGGATTATTTATTCGGTAAGGAATGGCTTCCGTTTTCAGGTAAAGAGCCACTTTACGGAGTATTACCTCTTATAATAGGGACATTTAAAGTGACATTGATCGCCATATTAGTTGCAGTTCCATTTGGTTTAGGTGCAGCTATTTATTTAAGTGAATACGCATCAGAGCGCGTTCGCAAAACGATTAAACCAATATTAGAGGTGTTAGCAGGTGTACCGACCATTGTTTACGGATTCTTTGCATTAACATTTGTTACACCCATTTTACAAGCCATTATTCCTAGTTTAAAAATATTTAATGCAGTGAGTCCGGGGATTGTCGTTGGCATTATGGTATTACCGATGATTGCTTCGATGTCTGAAGATGCGATGAGCTCTGTCCCGAAATCGATTCGTGAAGGAGCACTTGGTTTAGGAGCTACGAAACTAGAAGTATCGTTAAAAGTCGTTTTACCAGCTGCATTATCGGGTATTATTGCATCGATTGTTCTTGCCGTATCTCGTGCTATTGGGGAAACAATGATTGTATCGTTAGCAGGCGGCTCGACACCGAGATTTGACTTTGGTGTGACGGATTCGATTCAAACGATGACAGCCTACATCGTACAAGTAACGACGGGTGATGCAGGATATGGTACGACGATTTATTACTCTATTTATGCTGTAGGTTTCACATTATTTATCTTTACATTAACAATGAACTTATTAGCTGGCTATATTTCAAAACGATTCAGAGAGGAGTATTAA